One part of the Truepera radiovictrix DSM 17093 genome encodes these proteins:
- a CDS encoding adenine deaminase has protein sequence MGRALNRLSVPPLADLTRELAAVASGRVAPERVITGARLLSSYTERLLEDREVWFYRGRIAAVKPAGSARAALLDAPTYDAQGGILAPGLVDPHVHIESSMMTACAYAEAALLSGTTTVFCDSHEIANVCDLSGVEWMLGDARRAALNVFLTVPSTVPATSPAFETAGGDLTPEKIARVFDTWPEAAALGEKMDFVQVAQGDSRSHAILREALRRGKPVSGHVYGREFVAAYAASGITDTHEAIDGSIADDLLEAGMWLFLRGGPPTTPWHSLPEAIKTVTERGACAKRVCLCTDDRDADDLFLFGLDWVVREAVRAGLEPALAWSMGSLHAATRYALDSELGGLGHGRRADVVLLNDALEPQNTWYGGELVVEAGRVTPALDAALSARYTYPKAAFETVRLPAAYTLTPELPRVPCTANVIRTALPGITLFHERVELPVRASWAAHFDAEDLCFVSVLERHGRSGAVAHGLLKDFGLTSGAVASSVGHDAHNLIVAGREESDMRLAVETVRALRGGVVVVRDGQVLAQVALPIAGLLSEGRAPEVAAATAELKRAWRELGCTLPYMGFNLIPLSVIPELRITDQGLVTVPGMARLPLFEAAPGA, from the coding sequence TTGGGACGCGCGTTGAACCGCCTCTCGGTTCCCCCGCTCGCTGACCTGACCCGCGAGCTCGCGGCGGTCGCCTCCGGACGCGTGGCGCCGGAGCGGGTCATCACGGGCGCGCGGCTGCTCTCGAGCTACACCGAGCGCCTCTTAGAAGACCGCGAGGTGTGGTTCTACCGGGGGCGCATCGCGGCGGTCAAACCCGCCGGCAGCGCCCGCGCCGCCCTTCTAGACGCGCCCACCTACGACGCGCAGGGCGGCATCTTGGCGCCGGGCTTGGTCGACCCGCACGTGCACATCGAGTCGAGCATGATGACCGCCTGCGCCTACGCCGAGGCGGCCCTCCTAAGCGGCACCACGACGGTTTTTTGCGACTCGCACGAGATCGCCAACGTCTGTGACCTATCGGGTGTCGAGTGGATGCTAGGGGACGCGCGCCGAGCGGCCCTGAACGTCTTTTTGACCGTGCCGAGCACCGTCCCGGCGACCTCCCCGGCGTTCGAGACGGCGGGCGGCGACCTCACGCCGGAGAAGATCGCCCGCGTGTTCGACACCTGGCCCGAGGCGGCGGCCTTGGGGGAGAAGATGGACTTCGTTCAGGTGGCCCAGGGCGACTCTCGGAGCCACGCCATCCTCCGCGAGGCCCTAAGGCGCGGCAAACCGGTCTCGGGGCACGTCTACGGGCGCGAGTTCGTCGCGGCCTACGCGGCGAGCGGGATTACCGACACCCACGAGGCCATCGACGGCTCTATCGCCGACGACCTCCTCGAGGCCGGGATGTGGCTCTTTTTGCGCGGCGGCCCGCCGACGACCCCCTGGCACAGCCTCCCCGAGGCCATCAAGACGGTCACCGAACGCGGCGCCTGCGCCAAACGCGTCTGCCTCTGCACCGACGACCGCGACGCTGACGACCTCTTCTTGTTCGGCCTCGACTGGGTGGTGCGCGAGGCGGTCCGGGCGGGGCTCGAGCCTGCGCTCGCCTGGAGCATGGGGTCGCTGCACGCCGCCACGCGCTACGCTTTAGACAGCGAGTTAGGCGGCCTCGGGCACGGGCGGCGGGCGGACGTGGTGCTCTTAAACGACGCGCTCGAGCCCCAGAACACCTGGTACGGCGGGGAGCTGGTCGTCGAGGCGGGGCGCGTCACGCCCGCGCTCGACGCGGCCCTCTCGGCGCGCTACACCTACCCCAAGGCCGCCTTTGAGACCGTGCGGTTGCCCGCGGCCTACACCCTGACCCCGGAGCTGCCGCGCGTCCCCTGCACCGCCAACGTCATCCGCACGGCGCTGCCGGGGATCACCCTCTTTCACGAGCGCGTCGAGCTACCCGTGCGGGCGAGCTGGGCGGCGCACTTTGACGCCGAGGACCTCTGCTTCGTGAGCGTCTTGGAGCGGCACGGGCGTTCGGGCGCCGTCGCCCACGGCCTGCTGAAAGATTTCGGGCTCACCTCGGGGGCGGTGGCGAGCAGCGTCGGCCACGACGCGCATAACCTCATCGTGGCGGGGCGCGAAGAGAGCGACATGCGCCTTGCAGTCGAGACCGTGCGCGCGCTCCGGGGGGGCGTGGTGGTGGTGCGAGACGGGCAGGTGCTCGCGCAGGTGGCGCTGCCCATCGCGGGGCTCCTCTCCGAAGGGCGCGCGCCCGAGGTGGCGGCGGCGACCGCGGAGCTCAAACGCGCCTGGCGTGAGCTCGGCTGCACGCTCCCCTACATGGGCTTTAACCTCATCCCGCTCTCGGTCATCCCCGAGCTGCGCATCACCGACCAGGGCCTCGTGACGGTGCCGGGGATGGCGCGGCTGCCGCTCTTCGAGGCGGCGCCCGGCGCCTAA